A stretch of the Nicotiana tabacum cultivar K326 chromosome 6, ASM71507v2, whole genome shotgun sequence genome encodes the following:
- the LOC107803085 gene encoding 2-hydroxyisoflavanone dehydratase-like encodes MLPYHFPRYLLDILDDGLYSSIHLRHVGCGILVSDLERFTHSFHQVVVEVGAIINNVLAISVEYRLAPEHTIPACYDDAWAVMKWVAQGTDPWLKTHADFSRVFLAGDSAGANIAHNMMMRASVDEDKHTIGLRLVGMTLIHPFFGNDEPNKIWTYICPENPRSDDPRFNPTVHPSLLSRLVCPKVLICTAGSDFYKDRGWTYYEALKGSGWGGEVEIRETEVEDHVFDLVDTNFENARCLMKWLADFFHQTG; translated from the coding sequence atgcttcccTATCATTTTCCTcggtatcttcttgatattcttgatgacggcctctacagctccattcatttgaggcatgtaggctgtggaattcttgtgtctgatcttgaaagattcacacatagctttcatcaagtcgttgttgaggttggagccattatcaataATGTGCTGGCCATATCTGTGGAGTATAGATTAGCCCCAGAACACACAATCCCTGCGTGCTACGATGATGCCTGGGCTGTGATGAAATGGGTTGCTCAAGGAACTGATCCATGGCTAAAAACCCATGCtgatttttctcgggttttctTGGCGGGTGATAGTGCCGGAGCTAATATTGCTCATAACATGATGATGCGCGCAAGTGTAGATGAAGATAAACACACGATTGGCTTGAGACTTGTTGGGATGACATTAATTCACCCCTTTTTCGGAAATGATGAGCCTAATAAGATTTGGACATATATTTGTCCGGAAAATCCCAGAAGTGATGATCCTAGATTTAATCCGACGGTTCACCCAAGTTTGCTATCCAGGCTTGTTTGTCCTAAAGTTCTGATTTGTACTGCAGGAAGTGATTTTTACAAAGATAGAGGCTGGACTTACTATGAGGCGCTGAAGGGAAGTGGATGGGGAGGTGAAGTGGAAATTAGGGAGACAGAAGTGGAGGACCATGTCTTCGATTTGGTTGATACAAATTTTGAGAACGCCAGATGTTTGATGAAATGGTTGGCTGATTTTTTCCATCAGACAGGCTGA